A window of Lepidochelys kempii isolate rLepKem1 chromosome 1, rLepKem1.hap2, whole genome shotgun sequence contains these coding sequences:
- the LOC140898696 gene encoding C-type lectin domain family 2 member D-like isoform X1, with translation MWSLAGRSGSEWRQRPPPRGERPQLRRRLGRHRRSKSEPDLRGVAPVPAGAPRALGGACPADPSGNRGSARHCLVQVDTRDRDAEPGQGAGGEAEQLLGPGRGAGTVKASWRQATWGLCSHFWFWRRVAGVLIAIIVILLLGWFSSHPLRLPHLEPCPDDWLYYRKKCYYLSEDQADWDSSQSFCSAHRASLAVIESQQEMNFIMNRIRTRDSWIGLRKKGAKFYWVNGETLNTSLFPVHLSGHEECAHTDSISISTSECRLLRNWLCSVGLPQSSTLSP, from the exons ATGTGGAGCCTCGCAGGGCGGAGCGGGAGCGAATGGCGCCAGCGTCCTCCGCCCCGCGGGGAGAGGCCGCAGCTGAGGAGGAGGCTCGGCCGCCACCGTCGATCCAAGTCCGAGCCGGACCTGAGGGGTGTAGCCCCCGTCCCGGCTGGGGCCCCGCGAGCCCTGGGCGGCGCTTGCCCTGCGGACCCCTCCGGGAACCGGGGCTCAGCACGGCACTGCCTGGTGCAGGTGGATACCAGGGACCGCGATGCGGAGCCGGGACAAGGCGCAGGAGGGGAAGCGGAGCAGCTCTTGGGGCCAGGGCGGGGCGCCGGGACCGTAAAGGCCAGCTGGAGACAGGCCACGtggg GCCTCTGCTCACACTTCTGGTTCTGGAGACGGGTTGCTGGAGTTTTGATTGCCATTATTGTGATTTTACTCTTGGGCTGGTTTAGCTCAC ATCCTCTCAGATTGCCTCACCTGGAGCCATGCCCTGATGACTGGTTATACTACAGAAAGAAATGTTATTACCTCTCAGAAGATCAAGCAGACTGGGACTCCAGTCAGAGCTTCTGCTCTGCACACAGGGCTTCTCTTGCTGTGATTGAAAGCCAACAAGAAATG AATTTCATAATGAATCGAATACGCACAAGAGACTCTTGGATTGGGCTGCGCAAGAAAGGAGCCAAGTTCTACTGGGTGAATGGAGAGACACTTAATACGAGTCT ATTTCCTGTACACCTATCAGGTCATGAAGAATGTGCCCACACAGATTCAATCTCCATTTCCACATCAGAGTGCAGGTTACTCAGGAACTGGCTCTGCAGTGTGGGTCTGCCTCAGTCCAGCACACTTTCTCCATAA
- the LOC140898696 gene encoding killer cell lectin-like receptor subfamily B member 1B allele C isoform X2, which yields MWSLAGRSGSEWRQRPPPRGERPQLRRRLGRHRRSKSEPDLRGVAPVPAGAPRALGGACPADPSGNRGSARHCLVQVDTRDRDAEPGQGAGGEAEQLLGPGRGAGTVKASWRQATWDPLRLPHLEPCPDDWLYYRKKCYYLSEDQADWDSSQSFCSAHRASLAVIESQQEMNFIMNRIRTRDSWIGLRKKGAKFYWVNGETLNTSLFPVHLSGHEECAHTDSISISTSECRLLRNWLCSVGLPQSSTLSP from the exons ATGTGGAGCCTCGCAGGGCGGAGCGGGAGCGAATGGCGCCAGCGTCCTCCGCCCCGCGGGGAGAGGCCGCAGCTGAGGAGGAGGCTCGGCCGCCACCGTCGATCCAAGTCCGAGCCGGACCTGAGGGGTGTAGCCCCCGTCCCGGCTGGGGCCCCGCGAGCCCTGGGCGGCGCTTGCCCTGCGGACCCCTCCGGGAACCGGGGCTCAGCACGGCACTGCCTGGTGCAGGTGGATACCAGGGACCGCGATGCGGAGCCGGGACAAGGCGCAGGAGGGGAAGCGGAGCAGCTCTTGGGGCCAGGGCGGGGCGCCGGGACCGTAAAGGCCAGCTGGAGACAGGCCACGtggg ATCCTCTCAGATTGCCTCACCTGGAGCCATGCCCTGATGACTGGTTATACTACAGAAAGAAATGTTATTACCTCTCAGAAGATCAAGCAGACTGGGACTCCAGTCAGAGCTTCTGCTCTGCACACAGGGCTTCTCTTGCTGTGATTGAAAGCCAACAAGAAATG AATTTCATAATGAATCGAATACGCACAAGAGACTCTTGGATTGGGCTGCGCAAGAAAGGAGCCAAGTTCTACTGGGTGAATGGAGAGACACTTAATACGAGTCT ATTTCCTGTACACCTATCAGGTCATGAAGAATGTGCCCACACAGATTCAATCTCCATTTCCACATCAGAGTGCAGGTTACTCAGGAACTGGCTCTGCAGTGTGGGTCTGCCTCAGTCCAGCACACTTTCTCCATAA